ATGGATGATCTGACGATATTCATactctttccattttctcacTTCAGTCCGGATGCCTGGTCATGGTCATATTTGATGATCATGCTACCTAATACACTCTTACCTACTAGCTTGGAAGCTACAGCCCTGTAGGTAATACTCGTAAATCGAATGACCACCCACCCCCTCCGCATAACCCTTAATCTCATACTACACCTTGACCCCCAGACCGATGGTGAAGAACTACTATAGTAGGCTACACCGTCTTCGCACTACTTCCCAATACCGAGCATTATCGCAGTACAGTCCAGTCTTATCTAAATATCCACAAGGTTCCAGACATTTCCTTAGGAGGTCCCGCCGCAACATTATGTAACCACGAAACCGTGACCTCACTCATTATCTCCCTAGTACAATAGATGTCGGAGACCTATTCCGCACCTCGGGCGCGGGACATCTCGACCAACTCCCGTCCTGAAGATTCCTCGATCTCCTACTGGTCCATATGTACATGTAGATGGTGAAAATACGTCCACGACCGACTTTTTGAccgggggaagaaaaaaaaaagggaagaaaatagagtCTGGAATCAGGGAGCTCGGCATGGCTCTCTGTTGAGATGAATGTGTCATTCTGTGGAATACATGGATCTTGATCAGGTACAGAATTGACGAAGGAGGTGGATTTCGAAGGTTTCGTTTTGAGTCAGGCTGGAAGACGGGGACTGGTTTGGGTAGGGAGTAGTGAGAAGTACGCTTGATGGGAATTGGAGTGCTGTACTTTATCGTACCTTGGGTATCTACCGATACTATACCTAATTCAGGTTCTAGGTTTTTCATTTTGTCAAAGTTATTGGTGGTCTGACAGATAGAGACAACATGTGGGAGAGTGCTTTCGTATAACTCCCCTCCTGCTGTTGTGAGTCACGTCAAGAAATAAATGAAATTCAAGCATCGAAGAATCCAGATTGAGTCAGTTGTGTGTGGGTATTTGTGGAGTGTGGGGAAGTTCCTTTCTCCGCAGGGCCTCCCGTCTGTCCAGTctggaggacgaggagaatctctgcaGGTGCCTAGAGGTACAGCGGGGAAGTTTATGCCAAGGGGGCTAAAGAGTCAGAGTCAAGAGTCAGAGCCAGAGTCGGGAGCATATAAAGGATACGGCCTTGCCCCCGAGTGATACACATCTCCCACTCTACACCTGCATTTGAGACCCATCCAGTCCGACCTCGAGAACCCATCGATACTGCGCCCAATTCaaaatcctcctcctctAGACACATACACCTACACATCTTCACCAAAAGAAGAACCCATCTCACGCAAGACACCGAatcccaagaaaaaaaaaatggaggACCACACTCAGATCAAAGCCGATATCAAAAAGGCCTACGACGCCATCGCCCCCAAATACTTCACCTGGACCCAAAACACCCACAAAGTCCGCCTCTCCTACGTCGCCAAACTCCTTCACCAGCTAGACGGCGAAGCCACAGCTTCAGATGCAGACGCACATACAACCCGTACCATCCCCCCGgtcatctccacctccccaCCTCCCTCCGCCCACATCCTCGAGCTGGGCTGCGGCGCCGGCGTGCCCGTCACCCAACTGCTCGCCGCTCGTCCCAACACCACTGTTACCGCCAACGACATCTCCTCGGCCCAGATCGCGCTCGCCAGAAGCCATCTCCCGGCTTCGGACTCGCTGACCCTCGAGGAAGGTGATATGATGGAGCTCGACTTTGCCCCGGAGAGTCTCGACGCCGTGCTGGCCATGTATTCCATCTTTCACCTACCCCGGACCGAGCAGGTGACGATGCTGAAGCGGATTCACGGCTGGTTGAAACCTGGAGGGTGGGTGTTGATGAACTTTGCGgcgggggaggtggagagggTGTCGGATGGGGCGTGGTTGGGGGGACGAGAGGGGACGATGCATTGGAGTGGATGGGGGGTGGagcggacgaggaagattgtCGCGGAGGAGGTGGGGTGGAAGATTTACATTGATGAGGTTCGCGGTGATGAtgagctggaggaggatgggaGTGTGAAGAGGGTCGAATTCCACTGGGTGATGGCCCAGAAGCCTCTCTCGAACACGTGAGCTGACTGTTGCTGAAAAGgtgaaagaggagggggttTGAATCATTGAGAAGGTGATCAGGACATGGGGACGCTGACAGGGTGCCGAGAGCTTCATGGAGCAGGAGAAAAGATGAACAAGaacagaagaggaaaaatcaAAGTCATAAGAAAGGTCAGGATGGAGATCAACCACCCAACCAGCCGGTCGAAATCGGGGAAGATGGTTGAATCGAATGGCCTTGAAGTGGTCTATACCTTATAGACTATTGTAGTGTAACTGTAGACTGTCGTGTATAGTTTGGTAGGCAGTCTAGATCCACTTTCCGCGACTACTGGTCTACAGGTCACCGTCGACAGTCTATGCCGCTTGACGGAGGCacgggagaagaaaaaaaaaaaaaaaacacatcaGATGATATTACATTAAGtctcaaacaaaaaagaagaaaagtggCACGAACAAGGGTCAAAGTACGCGACAGAGACCAACAAGAGGAACGCAAGTGAGTCTCCGCGGAGAGCCCCAAACATTAAACGACCAGGTGAAGCTGGAGCAATGCGCCACTCTCGCGAGCGCAATCTTCACGATCCAGTCCAATTAGGAGGAAGTATGATAATATCTCCTCTTGGCAATATGTCGACCTTTCTCTCCTTGTCGAGCCCCATGCGCCCGAGAAAAACGAACATAACACACAAAATCAAACATCGTGATGAGGGTCATAGActgaggatgaagacaaTGGGCCTGCAAGGAACAGATCAAGGAGAGAGGCATCTCTAGCTCGATCCTGTTCTCCTCTTCTCGGTCTCATACCATAGTCAATCTGCCACAAAAGGAGGAACTCAAGTAGTCAGAAGGGGTGGAAAAGAGTCAACGCCGTGCACGAGTGCCTGGCGGGGTACCGCAGGAAAGagacaaaaacaaagactCCGGGCTGTAGATCATGACGCCTCAGATTTAAGCGGCAATGGGCTCTCGCGCCTCCTCGCGGCCCCGTTGCTCCACGTCGACTGTGCTCtccacatcatcaacatcctcctcgtAGCCGGGGTGCTGGTCGGCGGGCAACCAAGAGTCTCGGTCGCCAGTCATGGGTTGATCCTGACTGGAGAGGTCGACACCGTCGCGGTTCTTGCTGGCATTGTCGCGATGACGCTGGGAGAGGGTGCGCGAACGCTGAGACATATTGGACTTGACGACCGCCTTGGAGCTCACCCAGTTGCTCAGGGCATCCTCGCAGTCTTGGATGATGGCCTTGCTGGCCTCGTAGCCGTCGTAGGCAGGGCGAGTCTCGCCGGGAGTGACGGGGGCGTCATCGATCAGGTCCAGCAGGTGCTTACCATATCCAGCCACGATAGCAACCTTCTCGCAGTGCTCGCGGAGGGCATCGAACTGGTACTGGAAAGCCGCCTTGACCTTCTCCCGAGTGATGTTGGAAAGCTGCGCCTCGGCAACCAAGGACTCGGCTTCGGCGCGCACAAGCTCCTGCTCCAGTACCACAATCCGGGGAGAGTTGGGGTCCTTGTACTTGAGCTTGGCGATCTCGTCGGTGATCTTCTGCTTGCGGTCTCGGCTAGGCTGAACCGAGGCTTCGATGTTGCGGATACTCTTGATGGTCACACGATATTGATCATAACGGTCCACAAACATGTCCTCAAGCTCTCCAATCTCGTAGATCAAGACGCCCAACTTGTCAGTCACGTCCGAGACATCTTCATCGGCGGCCTCGCCCCAGATGGAGAGTTGTTGCTATTGGCGACGGCCACTCATTAGCTTATGATCCCCTCAAAACACCCAGGAGCTTCATTCCCTCCCCGTCGGGTTGGAAGATTTCGGTACGTACAGCGACCTCCATGCGCTCCCGCGCAACCAGCTCCATGCTG
The nucleotide sequence above comes from Penicillium oxalicum strain HP7-1 chromosome II, whole genome shotgun sequence. Encoded proteins:
- a CDS encoding Sphingolipid long chain base-responsive protein PIL1 — translated: MHRTYSMRQSRAPTASQVENPPPPMSSTKSNRWLGKGGFGHAFRKNAAGAFGPDLARKLSQLVKMEKNVMRSMELVARERMEVAQQLSIWGEAADEDVSDVTDKLGVLIYEIGELEDMFVDRYDQYRVTIKSIRNIEASVQPSRDRKQKITDEIAKLKYKDPNSPRIVVLEQELVRAEAESLVAEAQLSNITREKVKAAFQYQFDALREHCEKVAIVAGYGKHLLDLIDDAPVTPGETRPAYDGYEASKAIIQDCEDALSNWVSSKAVVKSNMSQRSRTLSQRHRDNASKNRDGVDLSSQDQPMTGDRDSWLPADQHPGYEEDVDDVESTVDVEQRGREEAREPIAA